TTAAAAATCTTAGACCCTTTTCCTGTTTGTTTTTTCGTTAAACTCATTTTTAATTCCCATTATACCTGTTCTTTGCAAACACACATGGTTCGGTCGATTTTTCTTTATTAGCTGCGGtttactcttcaacttcgtactttatttggctttttttttactttattggattcgagcgtcactgatgagtcttttgtagacgaaacgcgcgtctggcgtatttataaaatttagtcctggtatctatgagaATTTTATTTACCTcatatttgttgataaattatCTAACATCTCCGCCCAAGTAAACTTTTTTGAAGGAAACAAGAAAAATTGGATAAGTGTACCTTACGCAGCAACCATTTACTAGATATTTTATTGgttctttttaataatttgttgatCATATGAATTACATGGGCATAAGTTAAAGATGAATAGTTGGAGCCATTTAACAAAACATATCGGATGATCTCATGGGATGGGGTCATCATGGcgatttgaaataaatattttcccAGTTATACTCAAAGTCAAAAGCCCTAATGCCCTTCACCTTATAATGTCTTGATTCGATCCTTGTTTAGTCCCACAATAGAATTCGAACCTTTTGTAAATCATCGTATTAAGATATCTATACATACCCGTTACACTTTCTGTGACTGATATATTAATTAAGATCACAATAAATATACTAAACATATGCatgttgttatttttcttatgaATACACATGTAGCCAGTTTACCAACAAGAAGGTTTTTCAACAAATGACCATACAGAAATACATTTGACTGTATATAGGCCGGAACTAAATTGTCCGAATGATTATACACGCTtgggaattttattttcatatatgtatGTTAATCGAGGTTTAGTAAATGTCTCATTTTGTTGCTTCCTTATGAATTTTTTCAAATACTACAATTCATTATATGATGTTGTTTAGAAGTCATATAATTCAGGTGTTCTTCAACAtcattatttgaattatttgattaagACTTCCTTCAAACCATAACCTCTTTAACGTTACCGTGATATAAATGTACTGATATAAAATGTCCTTAAACTTCAATTAAATACAgtagatataaaataatcacaAGTGATATTTTGGAATAACTAACTTCCTTCATTACTGACCTCAAGCTTATAAGTCTGATTTTTATGGAAGGAATTTGTTTAAGGTAAATAAATCTTATTTAAGCAAACTTGATAACGTATAAGGGAAAAAAGTATCAATACATTCAATTGACCTTTTATTAAACATCACattataaacatgttaaacctaGATCGTTCCTTATTGAACTAATACATGTTGAATTGAAAATACTGAAATTAAATTGCCGCAAAAAGGAATAGATTGGTTTTAACGctaaataaagtatccgcgaaactAAGTTTGGTTACAGCACTTGTTCATCCTTTCGACTCGCATTTCACAGGTATTTTTATACTGCCTTTGTTTCAAACAACGAATCTATTAGCCTTCTCTAAGGAAAACTTGAAACGTTAtcttacatgtataatcagatggCATATTTCACATAGAAAACACACTTACCActtgaacatgtttaaaatgaaCGGATTTGTGTAtgtcttatatttgatattcactGGAATATTAGTTGGGGCTACTAGGGATGATTTACATATTAAGaatgaagaaaaagaaattatgaGAAAGCTAGGTAAGaacattacaaaacattaaTGTTTCGAAATAAACCAATAATTATAATGATAACTTACTCTGTCTCATTTTTAGACCTATATCTGTACCTCGAATTTCACATTCACTGTCATTTCAATACAAAAATCTATGACttacgagacgattttaattttgaaattatcaatattcAGTCACCTAAGTATCAATTTAACAAcgtcacctgcatatgggatatacatttgCCAACTAATTTGGTATCCAAGAGCTTACATCCCCTACTCggctttgtaaaacgtcaccattgtctgagtagaaagttgatgaaccaggggtatgtcaaagaacgtcccatcatttaaaacaaaaaggggggttcatcggaaggtactgGGACCTTGTTGATAactattccgtatcaacttcacaaataatatacGATGGTCTTGGAGTATAAATTCTTGGTAATGACATTGTTTGTCATCTTGATAACGtgttattcattattttatttgtctttatgcatattatttttacaggttaatttgtttttatttatatccatttgacgtggtgcggtacttgtacatcccgtcattgttcTATCGTATTCCTCGTACtcttgtctttcatttgtgCTTATGTGCTTTGCATATATGCCGTTGGTGTTTCTTTGATGCATATGACATGACTCTGTTCTTATATATCCATGTATTGTGCTATAGTatagtaaaacatttttgtattcttgtcttttatttatgctaatgtgctttgtcttttTGCCTTAttatgtttctttgatacacaTATGACGTAGCTCAGTACATTCCATAATTGTATTATTGTACTATGGTAAATTTGTGTACTATTCTTGACTTTaatttttgctaatatgcttggtctatatgccattttgtgcttctttgttacatatttgtttgtttttataatgattaacATAATAATACAATGTTGACTGGGCATGCTGTACCCTTATTCTAGATTTTATTCCTACTACCGGTATGACTATTTGATAAGTTTACACATCGTTGTGAAAATAATGGAATTTGGTGCGACTGTTATATTCAAGTCATAGGTTAAGCTAgcttaaaccaggtttaatccaacgTTTTATACTAAGGAAAAGCCTgcaccaagtcaagaatatgacatttgtttgatgtgtttgaaagttttattttaccatttgattagggcctgtccttttgaattttccttagagTAAGGTTATTAATATACGATTTAAATTTTTACGCTTCAGGGTACAAACAGTACAATTATCTCAACAAAACAACTTATGTTATTTCCACAACCCATTTAATGCTATTTCAAACAATCATGAGgtgttatttttacaaatcattttgtttaattccaACCAATTACTAAGGGCTTTTCAATCAACTGTTAAGGGGTTTTCAATCAATCAGTATTTGTTATTTAGACAAATCTTCAAGGGTTTATACAAACCAATAGTTTTGTGTTATTCGAACTACTCATTGTAGTGATAAAGTCAAATTCGGTTGCTATAACATTGACTTTAATACAACTGtttaaaaaatgacacagacattaacaactttaggtcaccgtgcggtcgtcaacaatgagcaaagcccataccgcatagtcagctataaaaggtttTTGATTGTCCACTCTTAATGGGTGCACTAGCTGTTAAGTTCATATTTACCAATGTGCCTCAAATTTTCCTcatattcttatatttgattaattatatattataaaaagtatatccgaaatacaataaatttgaaacaatCAGTTAAGAAAGTATGTACTCGATAATGATGATTAGAATTTTGTGTGTATATTTGTCTAGACATCATCTTATTATCTATCGAGATGACCTCCGAATACAGTCGATGGTCACATAAcctgatataaacataaacataagtATAAATAGACTAATGATATTTTGTGGATCAAACCAGATCAACGATATGGTTCACCTTtctttcactttcaatgttgacattcttttccttttaatGGCTGATCAAAACTTATGCATGTGTAACCACTCTCTAGTTTATGGGtcaaattgaaggtcacatgcatacggattcaatgaggtaGAATGATTcatttgcaagtgaataattcatcagtGATAATTCCTTGTTTAATTTGAAACAAGAATAGGTCCAtggtacacggatgccccactcgcactatcaatttctatgtttagttgaccgtgaaattggggtaaaagctctaatttggcattaaaattagaatgatcatatcatagtgaataaaatcaacggtactaattttcttgcaccagatgcgcatttcgacaatacatgtctcttcagtgatgctcgtggccaaaatatttgaattccaaagcttatataaatgatgaagagctataatccaaaaggtccaaaaagtatagccaaatccgtgaaagaaatcagagctttgcacgagggagatacattccttaatttctaataatttctatcattttgtaacagcaaatttgtgaacatgtgtactaagtttcaaattgattggacttcaacttcatcaaaaactaccctgaccaaaaactttaacctgaaacttgctctatcaatttctatgttcagtggaaaatgaaattgaggtcaaaactCTAGTTTGGCATTAacattagaaaaatcatattatagtgaacatgtgtactaagtttcaagttgattggactccaaatgcaacttcatcaaaaacttcttgacgaaaaactttaacctgaagcgggacgaacggaagaaaaaaaaaacgttcgTTTAACAAGGACTTTGTAATTAACACTTATTATTATCATAACATACATTCAATAAAACACGTTCCAAAAACGACatctttcagaaaaaaaggTGGTATCATCATCCAACTTAGATATGTGGAGTTCAAACTCCCCAACTTTTGCTTTTAGATGTTTGATTGTTCTTCCGAATTCTTATTGCAAACATCTAAAAGCAATTCTTGTTCGTGTATATACTTCTACGTCAAAACGTTAACAGTGTAGTTTAAACTTTGTAACAGATAAGGATTGCCGATTAAATCCGTATGTGTTGTGTCAATCCAACTTTTGCGTTTTTTATTAactaaattgaaataaaactgcCCCACCCCACCATCATAAATAATGACGTATCCCTTTTTATTGAACTGTTTTAAGAGTAGTTCTGAAATGCATGTTATAGATATTAAAATTCTCCTTTGTAAGGAAAAAAAGAGGGGAGATgtaatacaatgtaaaacatattcagttattaaaatttttactcATTTATGGTTGCAGCTTACAATAGCGTTTTAGCGTTAAATGCAAACATTTATTGTACAGAATTTTCTCAATGTTTGTTATATGTGTTTGAGCTTCTAaattttttgccatttgaaaagGATcgtccgttttgaattttttggagttcggtattttttgtgtgtgtttttttattattattatttctagTCATTATCCTACACTAAGATTTAACTTTTGTTCGGCAGAATGTTATGTATTAACTTATTATCTCTATTTACAGACCATCTAACAGCAGTAGTTAAACAGGTGattgaagaaaataaacagCTTAGATCAACTGTTAATGAGATAGAATTGGAAAACAAGCGATTGTCGAATGGTTATCGTAAAATTGTAGACACCAATAACGAACTACGAGCAGAAATGCACACTATTAAAGGTTGTTGTTCACATGAGCAACAACGTAATAATTCCTTAACCAGATTTAAGCGGCTTTTGTTAAATAATGGTAAGACAATCACTTTGGAAAATACACAAGAGGTACATGTCTTCGAACATTATCAAATAGTAAAAGATCAATTAGTTGGTGTTTaactttaaagacaattttaacATGGTAAATGCATTAGCAGGACGTGAGTTGTCAAATTAAATAACCTGGTTGTTACTTgaccgtttaaaaaaaatggtaaaaggCAAACACGGTTATAATGAACAGAAAGAAGGTACAACTTCTCTGAAACAAATGCTGACTGCGGGCAAAATAGCTCTTCTCAATTCCGCATACCAAGTGAGGGTACAcagaaatttataatatgtatgtcTATGCATTGACTACGGCTTGGATTAAAACAAACTACTCGAAAAAAGCACCCGAATGAAAGAAGGGAGAAAACGTttgtagtatatatatatatatatatgttacagtgaatttgtataatcagggatTGTGTAGATTCCCCGATTTTTCAAGGAATAGGTAGAATCACTGAAATCATTAcatataatccctgaaaatgaccagtgattttacataatccctgaacattttaataacttttctaCATATTCCCTAATATGATTTCAATgattatcaataatttaaagatcctttgtttgttaaaaaataaacattatagacaaattatcatttttttctttcataatcATTGCCAGATGAAATAATTCTGCTTTCAAACACAAAGGATAATCTTAAAGATATAATCCACACAGGGTTTCGAGATAAAGTTGAAGACGTCAATACTCAACTTTCCCTTTATAGCGGTAactttacatgtattgtttgttgCTTAATGTATTGTGATAGAAACAGATGTGaagcatattattttaatttattaaccaactaagtacattattgccaaaaatgactatttattaaacatttcatattttctgtaatggcccagttttttctgtaatggccctggtttttttctgtaatggccctgtttttttctgtaatggccCTGTTTTTCTGTAATGGCCCTGTATTAATGCCCAGTTTGTCTGTATTAAGCCCAGTTTGATAAAGTTAATCAAATAAAGGTGTAAAGAGtatactattttttgttttttgtttaatttagtaACCAGCAACAAACCTTAAAGAGTTATAAAGAACCATATAAAGGGATCACTGTTCATCCGGTTTTTCAACACATAACTTCTTTTAACTTTATATcttggatatttggtatatttaacgCTTTATCATGGTgaagtacaatttttttttcatactaaACTATGATTTGAAGAGTAAGAGAGCAAGTTAATAGCAACACATATACTTTAGTTCAGTTGGTTGATAAATGTATTAAGAAATGGGTGTTTTTTTAATGGACCTGTTATATGTCCTCGGTCAGTAATAATGGCCTCGGATGTCTGTTATGACCCACGGCGTTGCCTCAGGCCATTACAGACTTAGACTTCTTCGACTATTATAACAGACATTGGACATTAAATAGGGCCATTATAAAACACCCATTCATTAatactataaataaaggcaacagtagtataccgctgttcaaaactcataaatccatggacaaaaaacaaattcgggataacaaaccaaaaccgagggaaacgcattaaatataaaaggagaacaacgCCACAACACTGAaaagtaacacacacagaaacggaccaagcatcagacaaaatcccacgagaacaacaaatataacatcaaaaccaaacacatgaatttgggatagacaagtaacGTGACACTTCTAATCGCAATGCGAAtccacactaaaaaataagagaaaacaaacgacgcaacgttcaaatgtaacacacacagaaacgaacaataatctaacaatggccatcttcctaacttggtacaggacatttttaaagggaaacaaaatggtgggttgaacctggttttgtggcatgccaaaccttgcacgttaatggcaatgttaaatataacattgaaataacaacataatataacaggactacaatacaaataaaagacacatattagacaaagaaacacacgattaatagataacaaaaagcatcaggtttaaaattcaatacgccaaaaacgcgcctcgtccacacaagactcaccagtgacgcccagatatgaAAGATCGAaggtgaaaaaaagtacaaagttgcacagcactgaagatcaaaagttgaaaaaggttgtgtcaaatacggctttGTTTGATGCTTTGGATAAGAACATCCcttgtaatttaaaatatatgttacatACATTGTGcccaatattaaaaaaaagacggggttatcattttgatatattgtacttaacattttacaatttatgtttataatgatgttttaatatgattttatagAATACATTACTTGACTTAattgattttctttataaataatactatttcttcatttcagttatTATGTATAATCCCTCCCGTTTTTTTCAAGTGATTACACATAGTCCCTGGAAATTTTagtgattatatataatccctaAACTAGCCAGTGATTCTACACaatccctgaaaatttcagggattcCACATAATCACTGATTACTTAATGTATACATATTCacagtaatatatatatttttgttcatccCTTAATTGAATTTGCATACATTAGTTGAAACGTCATAATATTTTCTGTAGAAGACTACTTAATATGTGAATTTCaatgcactttttaaaattCGTATTGAAAGgacaaatacaataaaaaaaacaataaaaaaactcgaatatttcaattttctttgcAAAGAACTCTGATGAAATAACGTAAACGAGCAGGTTAGAtggaaattaaataatataGTTTGGATAGGGCAGGACGATCAATCACATAACGTCACTTACAACGtctatctttttaatatttactgAATATGTAAATACTTAGATCTTCATAAAAGCTGTTGATTTACCTAAAATTAAAGTCCTTCATTTGGTCGATTATTGAGATGTTTTTTATTACTTCACAGGTGATGCAGACGGACAGACAGTGAAATTCACTGCAGCCGTAAATCGGGTCTTAACACTGGGCCCCAACCAAGCAGTCCAATtcgaaaaaataattacaaatgtttgaaatgCATACGACCCTAGACATGGACACATGATTGTACCAGTCAAAGGATTTTATCTCATTTCAGTCACATTATTCAACAAGGCAGACGACTCAGATTATATAGAACTTGTGAATAACGGAAATCCGCTCGTTTACTTTTTCGAACAGGGAGGCCGTCATTCGCCAATGAGTCAAATTATTATTGTTTCTCTTGAAAAAGGTGACGTTGTTTGGGTGAAAAATCACGACTCAACAGGTTATGCAGGTCACCACTTATATGGGACACCAGCAGAATTTTACAATACTTTTTCCGGGTTTTTGTTAAAAGCTTTATGAAAATGCATGAACACGAGCTACTAGTAAATGATTACGTAACTTTCTATGTTTcgtatatatgttccggaccatatgagtatctggaccatacgcgtatggtcatgaccatatgggtatatactcatatggtccgaccatacgcgtatggtcggacggtgcgcgtatggtcggggtaatcaacacgtatacttttaaactcttcattTGGTGTGACCCTTCTGGTTGTTACGTcactaaaatgtaattttattatatattaaaacaacttattaaaaaaaaaacagtttcacaCAGTTAATAATACTTACTATTTGTAAGtacaaatataagaagatgtcaaaatcaaatgaacatactgttaaaggaattttattgtttaaagtaggTTACATCACCGGCAAGGatcatgatatttatttaaagatcatgatattttttaagacatttttgataagtaaaatattaaaagtgtatgtttctttatttatttctattctaatCTTAATTATAAGACCGGTAAAATAGCATTTAAGAGCTATgaaatagccactgcctttatttgatttgatctttaatattcattttacgatattggaTATCTAGAGTTCGACATTTTCGATCTGAAACAAGCAATCGCAGAAAAGCTACATGTATGGTACCGTGTGAAGGTCATTCGAAATATACAAAAGTATACACGAATACAATcagcgatgaaaactaagatcaactgactgtggcatcaatatttaatgtttatgtagcttttgaaatgtaatacttcgtatttattttttgtaaacacatttgtttttaagataaagtttattgttttatttctattgtatttttgaaaaaaatacctaatatggtccaaatactcatatggtccggcccgttaataaccaaacgagtataatactcatatggtccgaccatacgcgtatggtcggaccatatgagtatacgcatatggtcatgaccatacgcgtatggtccaaatactcatatggtccggaacatatacatgatGTTATATTATATTGAGGTACTAATATATGACAACTTCCGAAAAGAGATAATTATTACTTTCAAGAATGAGTATTCAGACCCcgaaattgtttattttactttttcatgttACGAGCAAGATATAATAAATTAGTTTACGAAATAATTCCAACAGCCAAATGAAAAAACAATCTAATAGAAAATAACAAGTATTAGTTATAAAATGTTAACTGGTGTGTAttccttattatttttctgtaagtGATCTCATTGGAGTTTGTTACTTATAAAGCAGTTGTGTATGGTTTCGATTCTGAGCCAGGTGACGCACAAGACTTGAAAATTAACGTGTGATGCTTCTCCGATAAGCACGAGGCGTAATGGAAAGAAAAATGCGATTAGTTCGAAAACAGAAGATTGTGTCAGCGAGGGTGATATGTATACCTGTAGATTGTTTCCTGTTGAACAAGTATGTTAAATGTGTGGCTCGTGTGTCTGTTCTGAGGAGCAGGGTTTATATTCCTGAGCAacagggttttttttaatatcgaGTAAGCGTGTTCTTTTtgtgatatacatgatatattttcatCTAGACGTGAAACACAAATCATCACAACAGCACTACAATATTGTGGATTGTAGACTTAAACACGTTTAAGAttatatgaaatttgttttcaacatcTACAGATAATCATTTGAAACGAGAAACAAAGAAATGATGATTGGTAATTTAAGTAGCAAATCTTCTGTGCATATCAGACTTTGTTTTATCAATATCTTCCAATAATGGTTTAATTGGAAACGTGAAATTAATACATCCATGAGAACAATGGTTTACTAATGGTATAATGTAGATAAAAAATGATGTATTTAGCTTTGAACTTGTTATcaataactgcgagtactccaAGCTAGGTGCTTTGTATCTTCGTGTTTATTGATTATACTTGTGATTCGTATTTACTGACCTAGCTTTTTGGTTAGGCTACTTGCTAACTGATTTTTGCTGTTTTGTTCCTCACACACACATTGTTGAAGGTTTGCAAGGGTTGGTGCTCACAGACgtgtttaaacttttgatcGGGGGCCTGAAACTCATGAGTTGTCGTTGGTCCGTGTCtcttatgtttgtttttcgtaatCTTTACTGttatacaatgtttataacatCTAGTGCAGTGACAGAATAGGAAAAAGTCGATTATTTAAGGAGTTTAATTTCACTTCATGGTACACCGCTAAAAATTGGCACAGTCCtagaaaaatgattttacttgAATTTAAGATTGGTCGTCAAAAAGTCGtatggtgcattttttttttatttcagctttTAGTCagcaaatttgacatcaaaTGCAGATCATAAGTGGCATGCAGTTtggttttttattcaaaagctGCCAtcaaatatctttcttttttatttttatttaaacgtgAAACATAATGTTATATGCATAAGGCAAAAAGGGTAATCCTCAAAGCCTTTTGATGACAAATTACGAAGGTAAAAACTACTGTTAACGgggaaattttgtgttttacccGATTCCAACATCATACAACAAAGCGCCGATGAATGGATTGTATCGTATCTACTATAAAGTAACAAAActacaatttttcttttcatgtacACATGCTTTAATGAGGTCACATTGTTtaaaacgatattttttttcaatttcaaaaatctcTTCTCATCAATCATTTACTTAAAAATATTCCGGATAGTTGTGTCCCGTCCATGATTGGGCTTGGACATAGTTTTCATGTATTATTTGGACTTGATAttacttgtttttgttgatgttttattatttcGTTGAATTATTTTGGTGTCCGAAATTCTTTTTTAAGGttgtgttattttgattttatttatgtaaaaggcgtaatttcaagtttttcaatggtttatttaagaaataggGATCCGACAAAATCCgcaaaaaagataacaaaactAGAAAGTCCGTTAAAACTTTGCGTTATCATTTCAAAGAAGCATGCATTCATTTTAATACCTGAATGAATGCATgattttattctcataaactAGTACATAGCTACAGAGATAATAACAGttcatatataatacatatcttTGTTTCGCATGtgtgaaaataataacattataataatattaCAGTTCCTCTAACCAGGAGGACAGACTTTCAATGTTATATATCGTATAAATCTACACAATTTTTCTAGTTCTACAACATTTTCAGATgagaatacatttttaaatttaataatgtttgcatttttgttacaatagtgtggtaaatatttttctctttctaTGTTAAAACAATTGCATGACATAATGTAGTGAAATTCATCGCCAATATCTTTAGAGCTACAGAGATTACAAGACCTTTCGGATCTCGGAATAGTTTGCCACCTTCCTGTCTCCACTGGCAAACGATGATTTCAGCATCTAAATTTacacaaagtatataaaaaattaaaaggcaaGGTCGacaaatacttttcaaaattaaattcagTCTTGAAAATTCTATAACATAAACCTTTTGAAGATTGGTGTAAATCTGCACACCACTCTTGTTGAAATTGGTCTTTAAGCTTTTGATCAATACTTAACTTTatccattttttgttaaaataatcttGGCAATGCCATATATTTGACATGCCACATTCATCAAaaattttcttaatacataaAATCCATTTATTTCCAATACCATAATTGTTATAATTAATGTATAGTAATTTATATAGTATACAGGATAATTTATCTTCATTTGTATTATCAAGAAGGCGACACCAAAAATTGATCATTCGTAATTTTGCATATAAAGAAATGGGGTGTCTCCCAAGTTCTccataaatcataaaatttggagtcgagtttttaagttttaaaatgtgcTTACAGAATTTCAAATGAACTCGCTCAAGTATATCAAAATTTTCGTATCCCCAAATTTCAGCCCCGTATAGAATCGAAGAATTGGTACAACAGCTTTATCAAACATTTCTAGTTGGCATTTAATCGATAAGTCATTCAATCTGCTCTTCTTGATAACACTATACATAGCCTTAGTTGCTTGGTCTCgtaaatattttctagtttCGAAAAAAGATGCATTTCTAGAAAAAATAACACCAAggtatttataatgtttaactatctctatttcttctttttcaatacaaaatttcaaattattgggTATTCTTCCTCTTGTAAAAACCATCACTTTGGTTTTACTAACATTGATTCTTAATTTCCAATTATTacaatattgtgaaaaattatttaaaagtaactGTAAATCTGAACTTGATTCAGCAAGTAAAATAgtatcatcagcatataataatacaaacagttttaggtatatattaagttcattttccaTATCTAAAGTTAAAGATTGTACACCAGTTAtgttaacattttctaaatattgcTGTAAATCGTTCAAATATAGAGAAAATAACAAAGGAGAAAGATTTTCCCCTTGCCTAACACCAATTTCACTAGCAAACATGTcagataaattattattatgtaCAATACGTGACTTAACAtcatcatacatatttttaacaaCTGTAAGAAACTTTCCGTTTACATTATTCATAAGGagtttatataataaagaattTCGGTGTACAAAATCAAACgccttttcaaaatctacaaaagCGCAAAAGagctttttctttttaacactGAGAAGTTCAAAAAGagcatataaagaaaaaatatgatctGTTGTAGAGTACCCATGTCGGAAGCCGGcttgattttcatttaatatattcaGTTCATCAACGAAAACTCCCTACCTGTCGTTAAGAATAGATGTAAATATTTTCCCCAAAC
The genomic region above belongs to Mytilus trossulus isolate FHL-02 chromosome 7, PNRI_Mtr1.1.1.hap1, whole genome shotgun sequence and contains:
- the LOC134726160 gene encoding uncharacterized protein LOC134726160 — encoded protein: MFKMNGFVYVLYLIFTGILVGATRDDLHIKNEEKEIMRKLDHLTAVVKQVIEENKQLRSTVNEIELENKRLSNGYRKIVDTNNELRAEMHTIKGCCSHEQQRNNSLTRFKRLLLNNVTSNKP